Proteins from a single region of Nitrososphaerota archaeon:
- a CDS encoding sulfotransferase, which yields MAGEQRSWKPNLFVPGFPKCGTTALCDYLKQNPAIYMMEPKEPNTLAEGELIPAWGSRHLRLMRPYYSVLGFRAYRRQFERHADARYRAEGSQNYIFPRRFPRKLKEFSPRAKLLFMIREQKSRLVSMYFYLYTEHREPDFRRWVSERVEPEIGKFLYSERLSSFYHVFGDSMRVVGGDALQRSPQQVMDAVSDFLGVTRAEVTPIQSNVGELKSLSPEARAIRSGRDRFVRDVRTPVTYLWNTADPGRGSPFLNRLFQLHPLRKVMKRGSEQVERPRRRRIEAVPEESLIPKELAAKLDEDYAQAYEFCRSRSLMIENNG from the coding sequence ATGGCGGGAGAGCAAAGAAGCTGGAAGCCCAACCTCTTCGTCCCCGGGTTTCCGAAGTGCGGCACCACGGCGCTCTGTGACTATCTGAAGCAGAACCCCGCCATCTACATGATGGAGCCGAAGGAGCCCAACACGCTGGCCGAAGGGGAGCTGATACCGGCTTGGGGGTCCAGGCACCTCAGGTTGATGCGACCCTACTATTCGGTCCTTGGCTTTCGGGCCTACAGGCGGCAGTTCGAGCGGCACGCGGACGCACGCTACAGGGCCGAAGGGTCCCAGAACTACATCTTTCCCAGGCGCTTTCCGCGGAAGCTGAAGGAGTTCTCGCCCAGGGCTAAGCTCCTGTTCATGATAAGGGAGCAGAAGAGCAGGCTGGTCTCCATGTACTTCTATCTCTACACGGAACACAGGGAGCCCGACTTCCGCAGATGGGTGAGCGAAAGGGTAGAACCGGAAATCGGCAAGTTCCTGTACAGCGAAAGGCTGTCGTCATTCTATCACGTTTTCGGAGACTCCATGAGGGTGGTCGGGGGGGACGCGCTGCAACGGTCCCCGCAGCAGGTGATGGACGCGGTGTCTGACTTCCTGGGGGTCACCAGGGCTGAGGTCACTCCCATACAGTCGAACGTGGGAGAGCTGAAGTCCCTGAGCCCGGAGGCCAGAGCCATCCGCTCCGGCCGAGACAGGTTCGTCCGGGACGTCAGGACGCCGGTCACCTACCTCTGGAACACCGCCGACCCGGGGCGCGGGTCCCCGTTTCTGAACCGCCTGTTCCAGCTCCACCCTCTGAGGAAGGTCATGAAGCGCGGGAGCGAGCAGGTCGAAAGACCCCGTAGGCGGCGAATCGAAGCGGTCCCGGAGGAGAGCCTGATACCCAAGGAGCTGGCAGCCAAGCTCGACGAGGACTACGCCCAGGCGTACGAGTTCTGCAGGAGTCGGAGCCTCATGATAGAGAACAACGGCTGA
- the asnB gene encoding asparagine synthase (glutamine-hydrolyzing) has translation MCGIGGCIGEQATKELVGRMSTVTRHRGPDDYGDYVDRGVALFSNRLSIIDVEGGRQPIFNEDGTLAIVFNGEIYNFEEIRAGLESKGHRFRTRTDTEVILHGFEEHGAKVFAMLDGMFAIAIWDLRHRRLTLARDRAGVKPLYYARTGKGDLLFCSEVKGLLAHPDVEAAVSREGLYYLISLYYIPFGFTLFSGVYKVPPGHYYDSSAGTVTAYWDPRGLSPTPPPDPKVIRDALEQSVKRQLVSDVEVSSFLSGGLDSSTVAAFASKHYPHKLKTFCLGFGHEDDELSDARLVAERFGTDHHELIATDRAALELYPEMIWHSEQPKLNTYYWFVDEFASRYVKVCLSGLGGDELFFGYPTSSRFTAFQKAQRLMSVPGASLLSAFATGKRKKVIASVKDRTSSYLTIVSPVYGSIDDTVFSGPVSAERARLTDRMRASFFSAPGADFVQQAVFAEFSTKLPDDFLAMEDATSMAHSLEVRVPLLDNQLMDLMLPVPYRYNYGSGAGKALLREAMVGVLPKECFKKPKHGFSLDIVKWWPGEFGEEIRSVVSDSQTVKQYFDVGALKRLMPSAKESYSTVSLLWHVYAFHIWHELFVEKGKERVMASAPRISS, from the coding sequence TTGTGCGGCATAGGCGGGTGCATAGGAGAACAGGCCACGAAAGAGCTCGTGGGGCGGATGTCGACGGTGACGAGGCACAGGGGTCCAGATGACTACGGCGACTATGTCGACCGGGGGGTGGCGCTCTTCTCGAACAGGCTGAGCATCATAGACGTGGAAGGCGGCCGCCAGCCGATCTTCAACGAAGACGGGACCCTCGCCATTGTCTTCAACGGCGAGATATACAACTTCGAGGAGATCCGGGCCGGCCTCGAGTCGAAGGGGCACCGCTTCAGGACGAGGACCGACACCGAGGTCATCCTTCACGGTTTCGAGGAGCACGGGGCGAAGGTCTTCGCCATGCTCGACGGCATGTTCGCCATAGCCATCTGGGACCTCAGGCACAGGAGGCTGACCCTGGCCCGGGACCGCGCTGGGGTGAAGCCTCTCTACTATGCGAGGACGGGAAAGGGGGACCTCCTCTTCTGCAGCGAGGTCAAAGGGCTCCTGGCCCATCCGGACGTCGAGGCGGCGGTCAGCCGCGAAGGGCTGTACTATCTGATCTCGCTCTACTACATCCCGTTCGGGTTCACCCTCTTCTCAGGGGTCTACAAGGTCCCGCCGGGGCACTACTACGACTCATCGGCCGGGACGGTGACGGCTTACTGGGACCCGCGGGGGCTTAGCCCGACCCCGCCGCCAGACCCCAAAGTGATCCGGGACGCCCTGGAGCAGTCTGTGAAGCGGCAGCTGGTCTCCGACGTCGAGGTGAGCTCGTTCCTCTCAGGGGGGCTGGACAGCTCTACGGTCGCGGCTTTCGCTTCGAAGCACTACCCTCACAAGCTGAAGACCTTCTGCCTCGGCTTCGGGCACGAAGACGACGAGCTGTCTGACGCCAGGCTGGTGGCAGAGCGCTTCGGGACGGACCACCACGAGCTGATCGCCACCGACAGGGCGGCGCTGGAGCTCTACCCCGAGATGATCTGGCATTCGGAGCAGCCGAAGCTGAACACCTACTACTGGTTCGTCGACGAGTTCGCCAGCAGGTATGTGAAGGTCTGCCTGAGCGGACTAGGGGGGGACGAGCTCTTCTTCGGGTACCCTACGTCGTCAAGGTTCACGGCGTTCCAGAAGGCGCAGCGCCTGATGAGCGTCCCCGGGGCTTCGCTCCTGTCGGCCTTCGCGACCGGAAAGAGGAAGAAGGTCATCGCCAGCGTCAAGGACAGGACCTCTTCGTACCTGACCATAGTGTCCCCCGTGTACGGTTCCATCGACGACACTGTCTTCTCCGGGCCCGTCTCCGCCGAACGGGCACGTCTGACCGACAGGATGCGGGCGTCGTTCTTCAGCGCGCCGGGTGCCGATTTCGTGCAGCAGGCGGTGTTCGCCGAGTTCAGCACGAAGCTCCCTGACGACTTCCTCGCCATGGAGGACGCGACCTCGATGGCGCACTCCCTCGAAGTAAGGGTTCCACTCCTGGACAACCAGCTGATGGACCTCATGCTCCCCGTACCGTATCGGTACAACTACGGGAGCGGGGCGGGGAAGGCTCTCCTCAGGGAGGCGATGGTCGGCGTCCTGCCGAAGGAGTGCTTCAAGAAGCCGAAGCACGGGTTCAGCCTGGACATCGTAAAATGGTGGCCGGGGGAGTTCGGCGAAGAGATCAGGAGCGTCGTCTCTGACTCGCAGACGGTGAAACAGTACTTCGACGTCGGGGCCCTGAAGAGGCTGATGCCCTCGGCCAAGGAGTCGTACAGCACGGTCTCTCTCCTCTGGCACGTCTACGCTTTCCATATCTGGCACGAGCTCTTCGTGGAGAAGGGGAAGGAGAGGGTGATGGCTTCCGCCCCTCGGATTTCCAGCTGA
- a CDS encoding nucleotide sugar dehydrogenase — protein sequence MAPEKTEQLRVPPGTVARRLKQGAVKITVVGLGRIGLPTAALFAEAGAKVTGFDIDPSVVADTNAGRCKFVDEPGLGDLVRKHAKSGTMKATRSPEGAFDSDFVVICVPTPVDQGKTPDYSAVRRASEDIGKGLRSGTVVITESTVGPGIVEGLIGPTLESSGLRATHDFGLAACPERSDPGRILRDMKSLPRIIGATGPECASVVVELYREALGVEPIRVTSPRTANAVKLTENIFRDVNIALSNEFALLFEGLGIDAREVIDACATKYNFVPHYPGIGVGGPCLPSNSYYMIAEALKAGDIPYLVRMAREINDRMPEHVVELTSEALNRVGKTVRGSKVAVFGVAYKPDVKDVQLTPVERAMKRLSAMGAEISVYDPMYRGEEVLGYLGAKSALEASKGADCILLGTAHSEFKELDLASLSKAASAKAALVDARNSVDPAAATAAGFVYCGVGRALRVPTK from the coding sequence TTGGCTCCCGAGAAGACCGAGCAGCTCAGGGTCCCCCCCGGGACCGTCGCCCGGAGGCTGAAGCAGGGGGCCGTGAAGATAACGGTCGTGGGCCTCGGGAGGATCGGGCTCCCGACCGCCGCTCTCTTCGCAGAGGCCGGGGCGAAGGTCACAGGCTTCGACATCGACCCTTCGGTGGTAGCGGACACGAACGCGGGGAGGTGCAAGTTCGTCGACGAGCCCGGCCTGGGAGACCTTGTGAGAAAGCACGCCAAGAGCGGGACCATGAAAGCTACGCGGTCCCCCGAAGGGGCATTCGACTCCGACTTCGTCGTGATATGCGTCCCCACCCCCGTGGACCAGGGGAAGACCCCAGACTACTCCGCCGTCAGACGTGCGTCCGAAGACATCGGAAAGGGGCTCAGAAGCGGGACGGTGGTGATCACCGAGAGCACTGTGGGGCCAGGGATAGTGGAGGGCCTGATCGGCCCCACGCTGGAGTCGTCGGGCCTCCGGGCTACGCACGACTTCGGGCTCGCCGCCTGCCCAGAGAGGTCCGACCCCGGGAGGATACTCAGAGACATGAAGTCCCTGCCGAGGATCATAGGGGCCACCGGGCCCGAGTGCGCTTCCGTCGTCGTCGAGCTCTACAGGGAGGCTCTCGGGGTAGAGCCGATCCGGGTGACGTCCCCGCGCACCGCGAACGCGGTCAAGCTCACCGAGAACATATTCAGGGACGTGAACATAGCGCTGTCGAACGAGTTCGCGCTGCTCTTCGAAGGGCTCGGGATCGACGCGAGGGAGGTCATAGACGCCTGTGCCACAAAGTACAACTTCGTCCCCCACTACCCAGGGATCGGCGTTGGGGGGCCATGCCTCCCGAGCAACTCATACTACATGATAGCAGAGGCCCTCAAGGCTGGGGACATCCCCTATCTGGTGAGGATGGCGAGGGAGATCAACGACAGGATGCCAGAGCACGTGGTGGAGCTCACTTCCGAGGCGCTAAACAGGGTCGGGAAGACAGTCAGAGGGTCGAAGGTCGCGGTCTTCGGGGTCGCCTACAAGCCCGACGTCAAGGACGTGCAGCTGACCCCGGTGGAAAGGGCGATGAAAAGGCTCTCCGCGATGGGGGCCGAGATCTCCGTCTACGACCCGATGTACAGGGGGGAGGAGGTCCTGGGTTACCTCGGGGCGAAGAGCGCGCTCGAAGCGTCCAAGGGCGCCGACTGTATCCTCCTCGGTACGGCCCACTCAGAGTTCAAGGAGCTCGACCTCGCTTCGCTTTCGAAGGCCGCCAGCGCCAAGGCCGCCCTCGTGGACGCCAGGAACTCGGTCGACCCGGCCGCGGCGACGGCCGCAGGGTTCGTCTACTGCGGAGTGGGCCGGGCCCTCAGGGTCCCGACCAAGTGA
- a CDS encoding glycosyltransferase family 2 protein, producing MDKLKRSGVGVFMAVRNEKEVGRVLESLEAQDVKPGVVVVVDDGSTDGTGGFLDSAKRRFSFDLEVVHRPPHPGSYVGRPELAGVLNSGLEVLARRNPLPDFVMKLDGDHALPPDYLGRVLERMAADPRLGVASGCISGERYTEKSPRGSGMVVRADFWRDANGMRFPLEYGWESWLYLKAQASGYETRSFPDIVSAISRPTALSKGVLYGRAMYALGYYWPYAIGRCLVFLPRSPWSALQMLRGYVDHRGVGRLDVAPWVKRAQRRSLLKRGTRMVARIGAR from the coding sequence TTGGACAAGTTGAAACGAAGCGGGGTGGGGGTCTTCATGGCCGTCCGCAACGAAAAGGAGGTCGGACGGGTCCTGGAGTCCCTCGAGGCGCAGGATGTCAAACCCGGCGTGGTGGTGGTCGTGGACGACGGGTCCACGGACGGGACCGGAGGGTTCCTCGACTCAGCGAAAAGGAGGTTCTCCTTCGACCTTGAAGTCGTCCACCGTCCTCCTCACCCTGGGAGCTACGTGGGTAGGCCGGAGCTCGCCGGGGTGCTCAACTCGGGATTGGAGGTGCTCGCACGGAGAAACCCCCTGCCCGATTTCGTCATGAAGCTCGACGGCGACCACGCCCTCCCGCCTGACTATCTGGGCCGGGTGCTGGAGAGGATGGCCGCAGACCCCCGCCTTGGGGTCGCCAGCGGCTGCATCTCTGGGGAACGCTACACGGAGAAGTCACCCAGGGGGTCCGGGATGGTGGTCAGGGCCGACTTCTGGAGGGACGCGAACGGGATGCGTTTCCCCCTGGAATACGGCTGGGAGAGCTGGCTGTATCTGAAGGCCCAGGCTTCGGGGTATGAGACCAGGTCATTCCCGGACATAGTAAGCGCTATCTCGCGCCCGACCGCCCTTTCGAAGGGGGTCCTCTACGGGAGGGCGATGTACGCCCTGGGATACTACTGGCCCTATGCCATAGGGAGGTGCCTGGTCTTCCTCCCTCGCTCCCCATGGAGCGCCCTGCAGATGCTCCGGGGATACGTAGATCACAGGGGGGTCGGTCGCCTGGACGTCGCCCCCTGGGTGAAAAGGGCCCAGCGCAGGTCACTTCTAAAGAGGGGGACGAGGATGGTCGCGCGCATTGGGGCCAGGTAG
- a CDS encoding HAD family hydrolase, whose product MGPGSGDIDAVVFDLDGTLFHLPVDWKAVRRDLEASYGSGFGGAPIFAKLRELSRSEPGALPRLFAVIDSYEVRAAEDASPVGGSLALLSSARSRRPLALVTMQGRKATARVLARFGLVGSFAAVLTREDSLSREAQILSACRTLGSPPSRALFVGDKRSDLEDGKAAGAKVALVGRRASPEWGGDYYSEDPAGLAPMV is encoded by the coding sequence TTGGGGCCAGGTAGCGGCGACATAGACGCCGTAGTCTTCGACCTCGACGGGACCCTGTTCCACCTCCCTGTGGACTGGAAGGCGGTGAGGCGAGACCTGGAGGCTTCGTACGGTTCCGGCTTCGGGGGCGCGCCGATCTTCGCAAAGCTCAGGGAGCTGTCCAGGTCGGAGCCAGGGGCTCTGCCGAGGCTCTTTGCAGTGATAGACTCCTACGAGGTGAGGGCGGCTGAGGACGCGTCCCCCGTGGGGGGGTCCCTGGCTCTGCTTTCCTCTGCGCGCTCGAGGCGCCCCCTCGCCCTGGTCACCATGCAGGGGAGGAAGGCGACCGCGAGGGTACTGGCGCGCTTCGGGCTGGTCGGCTCCTTCGCCGCGGTGCTTACACGCGAGGACTCGCTGAGCCGGGAGGCCCAGATCCTGTCAGCATGCCGCACGCTGGGCTCGCCTCCCTCCCGCGCCCTGTTCGTGGGGGACAAGAGGAGTGACCTAGAAGACGGAAAGGCCGCTGGAGCGAAGGTGGCGCTGGTCGGGAGGCGCGCGAGCCCCGAGTGGGGGGGTGACTACTACTCCGAAGACCCCGCAGGCCTGGCGCCGATGGTCTGA
- a CDS encoding ATP-dependent DNA ligase — translation MKSARFIALAEALERAKGTASKNEKVAILSAYLKDLSPDDARVASRIASGRSSQRGSRDEAQVGYSTLLDVIREATGATEEDVSKVYLKRGDLGEVAEVLLRDKQEQSLFGEDLTLAALDDAFARLRATKGQGSSGTKRGIVKSLLLAATPLEGKYIVKVLTGEMRTGLVSGLLKEAIAAAYGLSDEEAERAHMVLGDIGTFAESAAKGDTRSARIQPFRPVNFMLAEPFTTPGEIAEHFGRTAYAEYKYDGVRAQVHSSKGTVRVYSRRLEDITEGFPEVVSAFAGRRREFVLDGEAVPFADGRPLPFQLLQRRLRRQEDFEGARKKAPVTYFAFDILSLDGGETVGLPLSERRKLLAAVVAGSPARIAESVDVKTEGDVMAAFRRSRELGYEGLVVKDPGGTYAMGKRGSGWAKLKEELDTLDVVIVGAEYGHGKRAGVISDYTFAVRDGDALKTVGKAYSGLTDREIEEMTKRLKETTVKDFGHRRQVRPEIVVEVAFDSIQRSGRHDSGFALRFPRIKRIRTDKGPSEIDDIAKVERIFAGQKLKVDETAR, via the coding sequence ATGAAAAGCGCGAGATTCATCGCGCTGGCAGAAGCGCTCGAACGGGCGAAGGGGACCGCCAGCAAGAACGAGAAGGTCGCCATCCTGTCGGCGTACCTCAAAGACCTCAGCCCTGACGACGCCAGGGTAGCCTCTCGTATCGCTTCCGGGAGGTCCTCCCAGAGGGGGAGCAGGGACGAGGCCCAGGTGGGATACTCCACCCTCCTGGACGTCATACGCGAAGCGACCGGAGCGACGGAAGAGGACGTCTCGAAGGTCTACCTGAAGCGGGGCGACCTGGGCGAGGTCGCCGAGGTCCTCCTGCGCGACAAGCAGGAGCAGTCCCTCTTCGGGGAGGACCTGACCCTGGCCGCCCTCGACGACGCGTTCGCGAGACTGAGAGCGACGAAGGGGCAAGGGTCTTCAGGGACCAAGCGCGGGATAGTGAAGTCCCTCCTGCTGGCCGCGACCCCGCTCGAGGGGAAGTACATAGTCAAGGTTCTCACAGGGGAGATGAGGACCGGGCTGGTCTCCGGGCTCTTGAAGGAGGCGATAGCCGCAGCCTATGGGCTTTCGGACGAGGAAGCGGAAAGGGCGCACATGGTGCTGGGGGACATCGGGACCTTCGCGGAGTCCGCGGCGAAGGGGGACACGCGGTCTGCCAGGATCCAACCGTTCAGACCGGTGAACTTCATGCTCGCCGAACCCTTCACGACCCCCGGGGAAATCGCCGAGCACTTCGGCCGGACGGCTTATGCCGAGTACAAGTACGACGGCGTCAGGGCGCAGGTCCACAGTTCGAAAGGGACGGTCCGCGTCTACTCGAGGAGGCTCGAGGACATCACCGAAGGCTTCCCCGAGGTCGTCTCCGCCTTCGCGGGTCGGAGGAGAGAGTTCGTGCTCGACGGAGAGGCGGTCCCGTTCGCTGACGGCCGCCCCCTCCCCTTTCAGCTGCTGCAGAGACGGCTCAGGAGGCAGGAGGATTTCGAAGGGGCCAGGAAGAAGGCCCCCGTGACCTACTTCGCGTTCGACATCCTGTCCCTGGACGGCGGGGAGACAGTCGGACTCCCTCTCTCGGAAAGGAGGAAGCTCCTTGCGGCGGTGGTCGCCGGGTCACCGGCGAGGATCGCGGAGTCCGTAGATGTGAAGACCGAAGGAGACGTGATGGCGGCGTTCAGGCGAAGCAGGGAACTGGGATACGAAGGTCTAGTGGTGAAGGACCCCGGGGGGACCTACGCCATGGGGAAGAGAGGGTCAGGATGGGCGAAGCTGAAGGAGGAACTCGACACCCTGGACGTCGTCATAGTCGGCGCCGAATACGGCCACGGGAAGAGGGCAGGGGTGATCTCCGACTACACCTTTGCCGTCAGGGACGGGGACGCGCTGAAGACCGTAGGGAAGGCGTACAGCGGGCTGACCGACAGGGAGATCGAAGAGATGACGAAGCGGCTGAAAGAGACGACCGTGAAAGACTTCGGACACAGGCGGCAGGTCAGACCTGAGATAGTCGTCGAGGTCGCATTCGACAGCATCCAGCGCAGCGGGAGGCACGACTCGGGGTTCGCGCTAAGGTTCCCCCGGATAAAGAGGATAAGGACAGACAAAGGGCCCTCCGAGATCGACGACATCGCCAAAGTCGAGCGCATCTTCGCAGGGCAGAAGCTGAAAGTGGACGAAACGGCGCGCTGA
- the rimI gene encoding ribosomal protein S18-alanine N-acetyltransferase codes for MQKSVVARVGDYQVRQCEREDIPGVIQINEDTLPEHYSDFFYYEILSEFPEPFLVAELEGKVVGYVMGRIEYGFSHLRRLGLSKKGHIVSVAVREEHRGKGVGTQLLNTSQAAMAAKGATECYLEVRVSNSDAITLYQKLGYKTSGRLEGYYKDGEAALVMAVPLAQ; via the coding sequence TTGCAGAAGTCTGTGGTCGCGAGGGTCGGAGACTATCAGGTAAGGCAGTGCGAGAGGGAAGACATCCCAGGGGTCATCCAGATCAACGAGGATACGCTCCCAGAGCACTACTCTGACTTCTTCTACTACGAGATTCTCTCCGAGTTCCCCGAGCCTTTCCTGGTCGCGGAGCTTGAGGGGAAGGTGGTCGGATACGTCATGGGGAGGATAGAGTACGGGTTCTCGCACCTCAGACGGCTGGGGCTCTCGAAGAAGGGGCACATCGTGTCGGTGGCGGTCAGAGAGGAACACAGGGGGAAGGGAGTGGGCACGCAGCTCCTCAATACCTCTCAGGCGGCGATGGCTGCGAAGGGGGCAACCGAGTGCTATCTGGAAGTCCGCGTCTCGAACAGTGACGCCATCACCCTCTACCAGAAGCTCGGCTACAAGACTTCCGGGAGGCTCGAGGGGTACTACAAGGACGGCGAGGCGGCCCTGGTCATGGCGGTACCGCTCGCCCAATGA
- a CDS encoding GNAT family N-acetyltransferase, translating into MSGRSPGSIRIAKLPGARWKEARALRLEALSTDPGAFGSSYEEEVGRPEEEWRKRMEGTLYALSGGKPVGMISRVFNDRVRTGHIAAIYGVYVTPAQRGRGVGSLLMERALRDVRKRRGVIKVQLSVNSEFRPALQLYRKFGFEVTGRARNELRVGKTYFDMLYMENEIRKP; encoded by the coding sequence TTGAGCGGCAGGTCGCCTGGTTCGATCAGGATAGCGAAGCTCCCGGGCGCCAGGTGGAAGGAGGCGAGGGCGCTCCGGCTCGAGGCTCTCAGTACCGACCCTGGGGCGTTCGGCAGCTCCTATGAGGAGGAGGTGGGGAGACCGGAGGAAGAGTGGCGCAAGAGGATGGAGGGGACGCTCTACGCCTTGTCTGGAGGGAAGCCCGTGGGGATGATATCGAGGGTGTTCAACGACCGGGTCAGGACGGGGCACATAGCCGCCATCTACGGGGTCTATGTCACTCCTGCTCAGAGGGGAAGGGGGGTGGGCAGCCTCCTTATGGAGCGGGCCCTCCGCGACGTGCGGAAGAGGCGCGGGGTCATCAAGGTGCAGCTCAGCGTGAACTCGGAGTTCCGGCCCGCGCTTCAGCTCTACAGGAAGTTCGGGTTCGAGGTGACAGGGAGGGCGAGGAACGAGCTCAGGGTCGGCAAGACCTACTTCGACATGCTGTACATGGAGAATGAAATCAGGAAGCCCTAG
- a CDS encoding TATA-box-binding protein, producing MPQTKAIVSIENVVASASINQTVDLNLITKNFVTVEYHPDQFPGLVFRLRNPKTATLIFSSGKMVCTGAKSEEQARKAVEEVVRQLKKGKIPIKNEAVVEIQNIVASASLGGKVHLEEAARVLPKSMYEPEQFPGLIHRMADPKTVILLFASGKLVCTGAKKESEVYRAVNNLHITLEEKNLMVY from the coding sequence ATGCCGCAGACAAAAGCAATAGTCAGCATCGAGAACGTAGTCGCATCGGCATCGATCAACCAGACCGTCGACCTGAACCTCATCACCAAGAACTTCGTCACCGTCGAGTACCACCCCGACCAGTTCCCCGGCCTGGTGTTCAGGCTGCGGAACCCCAAGACGGCCACCCTGATCTTCAGCTCTGGGAAGATGGTCTGCACGGGCGCGAAATCCGAGGAGCAGGCCAGGAAGGCTGTAGAGGAAGTGGTCCGTCAGCTCAAGAAGGGGAAGATACCCATCAAGAACGAGGCGGTCGTCGAGATCCAGAACATCGTGGCATCAGCGAGCTTGGGAGGGAAGGTCCACCTCGAGGAGGCGGCGCGCGTCCTCCCGAAGTCCATGTACGAGCCAGAACAGTTCCCGGGCCTGATCCACAGAATGGCCGACCCCAAGACGGTCATCCTCCTGTTCGCGTCAGGGAAGCTCGTCTGCACCGGCGCGAAGAAGGAGAGCGAAGTCTACAGGGCGGTCAACAACCTCCACATCACCCTCGAAGAGAAGAACCTCATGGTGTACTGA
- a CDS encoding signal peptidase I — protein sequence MQMVRRSTVIYVAVFVALIFWAYFVQTDTRRVDGVSMLPTLEGGDLVVIQSVPISDVHVGNIIVYNGLCSTGGESVVHRVVNVTSAGLITKGDNNPRTDQASGIASRPITQNCLEGEVVFVIPYVELLAYYVDLYNLPQWYNYIPSLLILLVVIVSTLLQPSEKEREETHQ from the coding sequence ATGCAGATGGTCCGCAGAAGCACTGTCATCTATGTCGCCGTCTTCGTCGCCCTGATCTTCTGGGCGTACTTCGTCCAGACGGACACCAGGAGGGTCGACGGCGTCAGCATGCTCCCGACGCTCGAGGGAGGGGACCTGGTGGTGATCCAGAGCGTCCCGATAAGCGACGTACACGTCGGGAACATCATAGTGTACAACGGCCTCTGCTCGACAGGAGGAGAGTCGGTGGTGCACCGGGTAGTGAACGTCACCTCTGCCGGCCTGATCACGAAGGGGGACAACAACCCCCGCACAGACCAGGCGTCAGGGATAGCCTCCAGGCCCATCACCCAGAACTGCCTTGAAGGAGAGGTGGTGTTCGTGATACCCTACGTAGAGCTGCTCGCCTACTACGTCGACCTGTACAACCTGCCGCAGTGGTACAACTACATCCCGTCCCTCCTTATCCTCCTCGTTGTCATCGTCTCGACCTTGTTGCAGCCCTCGGAGAAGGAGAGGGAAGAGACGCACCAGTAG
- a CDS encoding restriction endonuclease: MGSLLQLLERKTGTPQRARDALAGVAERLGTPGDGPSDEVMAGLALCARGEPPESVSKHLNWKDFEKFCSMVLRAKGYRVRENLHLRKPRAQIDILGVSARICLAVDCKHWRRTPGRATLARLVAAQRARAKRLHDTLDPIGPIATVILVLTDPGERFVEGGAIVPVFALGDFLDGVESHREMLDLV, encoded by the coding sequence ATGGGGTCGCTCCTCCAGCTCCTGGAGAGGAAGACCGGGACCCCCCAGAGGGCGCGCGACGCGCTCGCAGGAGTCGCGGAGCGGCTGGGGACCCCTGGCGACGGGCCATCCGACGAGGTGATGGCGGGACTCGCGCTTTGCGCCCGGGGGGAGCCGCCCGAGTCCGTCTCGAAACACCTGAACTGGAAGGACTTCGAGAAGTTCTGTTCCATGGTCCTCCGTGCCAAGGGGTACCGCGTTAGGGAGAACCTGCACCTTAGGAAGCCGCGGGCCCAGATAGACATCCTCGGAGTGTCGGCCCGGATCTGCCTGGCGGTGGACTGCAAGCACTGGCGGAGGACCCCGGGCAGGGCGACGCTCGCGAGGTTGGTCGCCGCCCAGCGGGCGAGGGCGAAGAGGCTGCACGACACCCTCGACCCCATAGGGCCGATAGCCACCGTGATACTCGTCCTGACCGACCCGGGCGAGAGGTTCGTGGAGGGCGGTGCCATCGTCCCGGTGTTCGCCCTGGGGGACTTCCTCGACGGCGTCGAGTCGCACCGGGAAATGCTGGACCTGGTCTAG
- a CDS encoding PH domain-containing protein yields MQPAKVLRSNTTKSLVKGTIALALFTPFLSLSWAHLPDYLLFVGVYYLTVGLYMLYKESTAHWIGDDGVHVKRLWQREMVVSYDNIRDLGHSQGMLARRFNCGTIYVELRQGKGTHRSMTGVAVVQLRDLPDPFGLMEEIAEKLGPFAGTESPPSEPQAGSR; encoded by the coding sequence TTGCAGCCCGCCAAAGTCCTACGGTCAAACACTACGAAGAGCCTGGTCAAGGGGACCATAGCATTGGCTCTGTTCACTCCGTTCTTGAGCCTCAGTTGGGCGCACCTGCCGGACTATCTGCTCTTCGTCGGGGTGTACTATCTGACCGTGGGGCTGTACATGCTCTACAAAGAATCGACGGCGCACTGGATAGGGGATGATGGAGTCCACGTCAAGCGGCTATGGCAAAGAGAGATGGTCGTGTCCTATGACAACATCAGGGACCTAGGGCACTCACAGGGGATGCTCGCCAGGCGGTTCAACTGCGGAACAATCTATGTCGAACTCAGGCAGGGGAAGGGCACGCACAGGTCCATGACTGGTGTGGCCGTCGTCCAGCTCAGAGACCTCCCCGATCCCTTCGGACTGATGGAAGAGATAGCGGAGAAGCTTGGTCCGTTCGCAGGGACAGAGTCGCCCCCTTCCGAGCCTCAAGCAGGCTCCAGATAG